From Pleurocapsa sp. PCC 7319:
TGGGGTTCAGGCAAAGTTAGTTGTTCCCATCATTCAAGAAACCCGAGATATTTCTCTGTCAGAAGAGAAACAAACTACCGCTCCTTATCTTTGGGGACTTTTAATTGCCCATCAATGCAGTCAGACCAGACAATGGCAACCTTTAGAAGTGCAATTAATGCAGCAGTTAGCCACTCAAGTTGCGATCGCAATTCAACAATCAGAACTTTATACCCAATTACAGCAACTCAATACAGATTTAGAAAATAGGGTTCAATGCCGTACCCAGGAATTAGCTAGAACTAATCAGGCATTAAAAGATGAAATAGTCGAGCGTCAACGCACCGAACAAGCTTTAAGGCGCACTAATCAAACTCTTCAATCTTTAATTGCCGCTTCCCCCCGTGCCATTTTTACTCTAGATTTAGAAGAACGAATAAAAATCTGGAATCCTGCTGCGGAAAGAATGTTTGGCTGGCAAGAAGCGGAGATATCTGGTCAACCCAACCCTGTAATTAACACCACCGAAGTTCATCAATATCATGAACTTCGGCAAAAAATTCTCCAAGGAGTTACCCCACCCAGTTTAGAAATCAGACGGCCAAAAAAAGATGGTGTGGAAATTGACATTGTCTTCTCTGCTGCACCATTAAAGGATACTGAAGATCGAGTTAGTGGTATCGTAGCAGTCGTAGCGGATATCAGCGAACAAAAGCAGCAAGCTGAACAAGTACGTTTATTACAATCGGTGGTTGTCAATACTAACGATGCCGTTTTAATTACAGAAGCCGAACCCATTGATGAACCAGGACCGAGAATTATTTATGTTAATGAGGCTTTTACTCGGACTACAGGTTATACCCTAGAAGAAGTTTTAGGCAAAACTCCTCGCATCCTCCAGGGACCAAAGACAAACCGTCAAGCCTTAGCTAAAGTTAGAAAGGCTCTGGCTAAGTGGCAACCTATAACAGTAGAGACGATCAATTATCGCAAAGATGGTTCAGAATTTTGGGTCGAATTTAGTATTGTTGCCGTTGCTAACAAACAAGGTCTTTATACTCACTGGATTTCAGTCCAGCGGGACATTACAGAACGCAAACGCACTGAACAAGCACTAAGAAGAAGTGATGAACGCTTTCGCCGAGTGGTGGAAAATGCCCTGGATATTATTACGATTATTGATACTGAAGGATATATTTACTACGCAAGTCCTTCCGTTACCACGGTCATCGGCTATGCTCCTGAAGAATTAATTGGTCAAAACTTTTTTGATTATATTCATCGTGATGATTTAGGTAAAGCCTCTCATGGGGTAGTTGATGTCTGGCAAAATTCCACCACAGTCCTACCAATTGAATTCCGTTATCGACATCATAATGACTCATGGCGAGTTTTAGAAGCAGTTAGTCAGAAATTTATTGATGATGCCCCAGAACCTAGGATTTTGGTTAATTCTAGAGATATCACCGAACGAAAACGTCTATCAGAGATGAGTCTAGCGTTGGAAAGAGAAAGAGAATTAAGCTCGATTAAAACTCGTTTTTTTTCCATGGCATCCCATGAGTTCCGTACTCCTTTAAGTACCGTGCTAGCAGCAGCTCAGCTCATGGAAAATTCTCCTAGTGTCTGGCAAGATGCTAATAAGCGATCGCGTAATCTGCTAAGGATTCAAAACTCAGTTAAAAATATGGTGCAGTTGTTAGACGATATCTTAACAATTAATCGAGCAGAGACAGGTAAACTAGAATTTAATCCCAAAATGCTGCGCTTGGAAAAGCTAATTCGTCATTGTGTTGAAGAAATACAGCTTAGTGCCGGGAGCGAACATCAAATTACTTTTGACTGTCCTCAGCAGGGAGTCAGAATATGTCTAGATGAAAAATTAATGCGCTCAATTATGGCGAATTTATTATCTAATGCCATCAAGTATTCGCCCCAAGGTGGAGAAGTTAAAGTCTTACTCAAATTCTTTACAGATCGAGTTCAAATTCAAATTACAGATAATGGGATTGGTATTGCTCCAGACGATCTAAAACAGTTATTTGAACCTTTTCATCGTGGTCAAAATGTCCGTCGCATCCCTGGGACGGGACTAGGATTAGTCGTGGTCAAAAAGTGTGTTGATCTTCATGACGGTCAAATTGATTTATTTAGTCAACTAAATTTAGGAACAACAGTTAAAGTTACCTTGCCCCTCATAACCCCTAAAGTTAGTTGTGAAAATTGAGAATTAAATAGCTTAAATTATTCTATATTTATTTTACGTCTGGTGTGAATTAAAGTCGCTTCACTGGTAGCTATTAGCCAATAGTTTAAAAAATCGCCATGAACGAGCTAGTTTACATAAGGCGTATTTAATTAAACTGATTGGGTATATCTCACATAATGACAGACTCCAAACGAGGCTTATTTGGGTTGATTAAGGAAGTTACTAAGGATAGAAGCTATCTTAAATTAATTCACTGGATCGAAAATTTTGTTGCCAAAACATTATCTTTGACGTTATCGATAATTATCTTAATTGCTGTGGCAGATTTAGTGGTTCTTTTGATTAAGGATATAATTAGCGAGCCTCTAGGGTTTTATAGAAAGAGTCTAATCGAATTATTTGGTTCATTTTTAAATATTTTAATCGCTTTGGAATTATTAGAAAATATCACTGCCTATTTGAAAAAGCATATTGTTCAACTGGAATTAGTGATCGTTACGTCCCTAATTGCTGTAGCTCGCAAAATAATTATTTTTGATTTTCAAAAGTACTCTAACCTAGACTTAATGGCTTTAGGAATAGCCATTGTTTGTTTGGCTGCCAGTTATTGGTTAGTTCGCAGAATCAATTTGCAAAATAAATCTTAAATCTTTGTTTGTGTTGAGAAACGCTTATTCAATTGTTGGCTAATTGATTTCTGTATAAACTCCAAGCTAAAAATCTCTCCGTGTAATATAGAGCAAGCTGATTACTTACACCAGAAAAAACAACATCAAAAGCGTGTTCTGCCCATGGAATTGTCAACAATGCTGCACAATTATTCGTAATTTGTAACCTCTCATAGAGAAGCTTGCCATATTTTGCCTCCACTAAATGATCTCTCTGAGCATAAATCAATAGAGATGGAAGTAGATTAGGCTTGAGGTATTTAATCGGCGAAGCCTGTTGATAGAGCTTTAGTTTGGTTTCTGGTGTACCACCTAAAAAATCTTCCAGAACCTGACGAGTATCAATCGGATCAGGAGAAGGTGGATTACGATATCCATATACTAAATTTACTGGACCATAGTAGTTGATAATCGCTTGAAACTTAATCTGAGACTGGTTTTGATAAGCGACTATGCTAGCTAATTGTGCTCCTGCCGATCGCCCGATTATGGCAACCCGTTGTAGATCTATTTCCAGTTCATCAGCGCGATCGCTAATAAAGTTTAGAGCAGTCTGCACATCTTCTAGCTGTGAGGGAAACTGGTATTGGGGAGCATGACGATAATCGATCGCAATCACAGAATAGCCTTGAGCGGCAATATAACGACTAAAATATTCGTAATCACTGGGATTTCCCTGTCTCCAAGCTCCTCCGTAAATAACAATTAGACCAGGATATTTGCCTGAGCTTAAAGGTCGATAAACATTAAGTTTTAATTCTTGACCATCGGGATTAGCAAATTGAAGATCACGCTCAATCCTTACTTCTTGAAGAGTAACACCACGAAAGACATCAGCTAAAACTAAAGGTTGGGGACGCATTTTGGCCCTTAAAGTTGGAGGAATTTGCTGAAGATAGTCTTTGCCTAACACATTTTCGATTTCTGACTGAAAACGAGTATTAGCTGCGGAGAACTGAATTAAAGGCAAAAGACTCAGGGCAAGAGCAATCAGAGTTATTACTAAAGTTAAAGCATTGAAATAGTTGAGCTGAAACCTAACCAGAATTAACATTAAGGCGATCGCATTTAGCCCTGTCACCCAAGGACTAAGTTCTGGTACACCGACACCAAAAACCAACAAAGAAAAAGTAGGAGCAGGAACTATAATCCAGAGACTGAGGAAAAATCCGAAGCCAGTTAAAAGCAAGGGGATAAATTGCCATAATTGACTAAACTTTAATAAGTGAATTGAAGACATATGGGGCTGAACTGGAAACTAAGATTAATCCGTTCAATACAAATAACTGTAATTAGAACAATGAAGGAAAATAGCGTTCGATGTCCCTCGATGAGATTGCTGTAATAACAATTTATTGAGCGCACTAGTTTACCTAGTTCTTGTCTCAAGATCGGATGTACACTTTGATTTAATCTGGCGGCAGCGGCAATTAGTTCCGATGCCAAATTTTCTAATTTTTTGTTGCCAGCCGGTGGCATTAGTGGCTCTAATAAAGAAATTGACTCAGGCATTTTGCCGTTTGTTTTGATGCTTATATCATATGAATGATAACAGTTATAGTTACTTTATCTACCTTTTTTTGCCGCCTTAAATGCCGTTCAATGAATAAAGTATTTTCAGTCTTAAGGCGTTGACAACTATAGCCGTACAAAGTTGTATTAGGACAAGTTTATTTAATGAATCGGTATTCTAGAAACTAAGACTACGAGAACCACGACTGATAAAATAAAAATTCTGGAATTTTACCCAAGGAAATAACAATGCGACTAAACGAGATGCTGTTTGTGACACTGCGAGAAACTCCGGCAGAGGCAGAAATACCCAGCCATCAGTTGTTACTTCGTGCTGGCTATATTCGTCGTATTGGTAGTGGTATCTATGCTTATATGCCTTTGATGTGGCGAGTGTTGCAAAAAGTTTCTCAGATTGTGCGAGAAGAAATGAATGCCACAGGGGCGCAAGAATGTTTATTACCACAATTACAACCTTCACAACTCTGGCAAGAATCAGGACGTTGGGATACCTATACCAAAGCAGAAGGAATTATGTTTTCCCTGACTGATCGCGGTGAGCGGGAATTGGGATTAGGACCTACCCACGAAGAAATTATTACTACTATTGCGCGGGAAACCATTCGTTCATATCGTCAATTGCCTTTGAACCTATATCAGATCCAAACTAAGTTCCGTGATGAGATTCGTCCTCGTTTTGGGTTAATGCGCGGTCGAGAATTCATTATGAAGGATGCTTATTCGTTTCATCCCGATGAGGAAAGTTTGAAAAAGACTTATCAAGCAATGGATCGAGCCTATCGCAATATTATGACTCGTTGTGGTTTAAAGTTTCGCCCTGTAGAGGCAGATTCTGGAGCAATTGGCGGCTCGGGTTCTCAGGAGTTTATGATTTTGGCGGAAGCGGGAGAAGATGAAATTCTCTATACCGAAGATGGCAGCTACGCAGCAAATATTGAAAAAGCAGTTTCCCTGCCACCAGATGTTGAACAATCTCCATTTAACAGTTACAAAAAGCTCGCTACTCCTGATACAGAAACTATTGCTAAGCTCGCCGAAGTAGTCAACTGTTCTCCTACGGTAATCGTTAAAAATGTTTTATACGAAGTTGTCTATGACAATGGCATGACAGTTTTAGTCTTGATTAGTATTCGTGGCGATCGCGATGTTAATGAAGTCAAAATAACCAACGAACTAACTAAACTGGCACCTCAGTATCAAGCTAAGACAATTATTTCTCTCACTGTACCTGATGCTACTGCCCAGCAGAAATGGGCGGCAAAACCACTTCCTCTAGGTTATATCGCCCCCGATCTCGATGATGATTATATAAGTGCTTCTAAAAACGTAGTTAAGAAGTTTCTGCGTCTAGTGGATCGAACCGCAGTAGATATTAAAAACTTTGTTACTGGGGCAAATGAAGTTGGCTATCATGTCGTCGGGGCAAACTGGGGAGATAATTTTGTGCTACCTGACTTAAAAGTAGATATTCAAGAAGCTAAAGCAGGCGATCGCGCTATTCACGATCCTAGTCAAACTTTGATGAGTGCGCGGGGTATTGAAGCGGGGCATATTTTCCAGTTAGGAACAAAATACTCCGAAGCGATGGGGGCAAACTTTACTAACGAACAGGGTAAGACAGAACCTTTATGGATGGGTTGCTACGGTATTGGAGTATCAAGATTGGCTCAGGCAGCAGTAGAACAGTCTTATGACAAGGATGGTATTATTTGGCCTGTAGCGATCGCACCCTATCACGTAGTCGTGATAGTTCCCAACATCTCTGATGCCGAAAAAATGGCTGCGGGAGAAAAACTATATGAGGAATTTAAACAAGCTGGAGTAGAAGTTCTACTCGATGACCGTAAAGAACGAGCAGGGGTTAAGTTTAAAGATAGTGAACTAGTGGGTATTCCCTATCGAGTAGTTACAGGGCGATCTCTGGCTGAAGGAAAAGTGGAAGTTGTTAAAAGAGCCACTAAAGAATCTCAAGACATACCCATTGGAGAAGTGGTATCAACCGTTAAAAGATGGATTGAAGAAAATATTTAGTATCCTACGAAATTGAATTGTAAGGGTGAATCACGATTTGCCTTTACAAGATTTGTCTTTTTATTAGTCATTAATAACATGAAATAGTTTCATCTTACCTAATAGATTAAATATTTTAAATATGCCCATTAACAAAGTATTTTTATACGTTCCAAATATTATTGGCTATGTCAGATTTATTTTTTATCTAATCAGCTTTATTAGTCATAGTTTAGGTAACTGGCAATTGTGTATTAGCTTTTATGCAATCGCCTTTATTTTAGATGAATTTGATGGGCGTGCTGCCCGTGCTTATAACCAAAGTAGTAATTTTGGAGCAGCTCTAGATATGGTGGCAGATCGCTCTGCTACAGCAGGTTTGTGTTTGATTTTGGCGCAATTGTATCCCAAATATTTGTTATTTTTTATTGTCGCGATCGCTCTTGATATTAGTAGCCATTATTATTTAATTTACGCTACAGGAATGCTCGGCAAAGCGAGTCATAAAGACTCATCAGAGTGGGCAACCAATGGACTGATGAAACTTTATTATGGCAATAAATCATTTATGGATATTTTGATTCTTGGAAATGAATTATTTTATATGCTGTTATATCTGAATTTTTATCTCAATGGGCTGAGTTTCACTTTGAATGCTTGGAGCTTCGATATTTGGCAATTACTCATCATAATTTGCTTACCAATTTATTTATTAAAACAAGCTACTAATATTCTACAGTTACAAAATTCTGCACAAGAAATAGCTATTTTGGATTTGAATAATAAAATTGAAAATAATCAATTTATAGAAAAGTAATAATCTGAAAACTTAATCTAATGAATCGATTTAGTAATATAAAAATATATAGCGTTTCTCGTATTTAACGAGATAAGTCCTGGTTCTTTTGGGAATAGTGAATAGTGATTGGTGCTACCGTCTATTGCGAGACCGCCGCGGCTGACAACTCAGAGTTCAGTCTTCTGGACCTAAAGGCTTGCTTTCGGCGCTACAAGTACGTTGAGGAGGTCTTGAAATTACTTCCGCAAAAGCCCAACCCAATTTCTTTGGCGCAGATCTTGGTCAAAGTTGCTAATCTAGGCGCTGTACACCCTAGACAACCCACTGAAACTCCTTAATGATTTGGCGAAGGCATTGTACAGTATCATTACTTTAGGATATGTACTTGCTCTAACGCCCTAAGAGTAATAACTTCATCTATTTTATCCATCTTTCTTTTTCTACCTTTTACTGTATTTTTCTACCTTTATCGGTTATTCTTTGTCTGAGATATCTTTAATTAATTAGCGAAGGTAACAAACATACCTCGCTTTTGGATAAGCTAGTTAAATGTATCTAGCTTAGTGGGTGGCAAAGAGAGGAATCGATTGAGCAAGCAAACGACCCTAATAGAACGATTACAAGAACAAGCAAGTAAACAGCCTCACAAAAGAGCATTTACTTTCTTAGCTGATGGTGAAACTGAGATTGATAGTCTTACCTATCACCAACTTGACGAAAAAGCTAAGGCGATCGCCTCTGTGTTACAGGAGGATAATGCTCAGGGACAAAGAGCGTTATTACTTTACCAACCAGGGCTAGAATTTATCACGGCTTTTTTAGGGTGCTTATATGCAGGAGTCGTAGCTGTACCAGTGTATCCACCCCGAGCCAATCGTTCTCTTGACCGTCTACTAGCAATTATTGCTGATGCTGAGGCTAGTTTAGCTCTTACTACAAATTTAATTCAAGAGCAAATTACCAGCAAGTTACCGAGTAATCATGGTACCGAAAAAATTAAATTTATCGCCACTGATACCTTTGAACTAAATATAGCTTCAGGTTGGCAGCATCCAGGAATCACTAAGGATCATTTAGCTTTTCTGCAATATACCAGTGGTTCAACAGGGACACCCAAAGGCGTGATGGTTAATCACGGCAATTTACTGGCTAATTCTGACACCATCAATTATTGTTTCCAAAATAGTCGGGAACATACCGCCGTATCCTGGCTGCCTCCTTATCATGATATGGGTTTAATTGGCTGTATTATTCAGCCGATGTACATTGGATTGTCGATGTATTTGATGGCTCCCGTTACTTTCTTGCAGCGGCCGTATCATTGGCTAAAAGCAATTTCTCGCTACCAAGGAGTTACCAACGGAGGTCCTAACTTTGCCTATGATCTCTGCGTTGAGCGAATTACCCCAGAACAAAAAGCAACCCTCGATCTGAGCTGTTGGGAGCTGGCTTTTTCTGGAGCCGAACCAGTTAGAGCCGAAACTATTGAACGCTTCAGTCAATATTTTCGTAGCTGTGGTTTTCGTCGTCAGGCTTTTTATCCATGTTATGGCATGGCAGAATCTACCCTGATGATTACAGGGGGAGATAAACATAAGGAGCCGATTACTGCTACTTTTGACAGTAAAGAGTTAGAACAAAATCGTGCCGTTGCTCCAGGTAATGAAGATAGTAAAGTTACTCTTGTTAGTAGTGGTAGCAATATACCAGGACAAAGTATTGTAATTGCTAATCCTGAAACCCAAACTCAATGTTCAGAGGGAGAAGTCGGTGAGATTTGGGCAAAAAGTGATAGTGTAGCTCAAGGTTATTGGAATCGACCTGAATTAACTAGCTCTTGCTTTAATGCTGTCTTAGCTGATACTAAAGAAGCTGGGTGGCTTCGCACTGGCGATTTAGGATTTTTACAGAGCGGAGAACTGTTTGTTACTGGGCGTTTAAAAGATTTAATCATTATTCGCGGACGCAATTATTATCCTCAAGACATTGAACTAACTGTAGATAATGCCCATGAGGCTATTCGAGCAGGTAACTTAGCAGCTTTCGCCCTAGAAGTAGCAGGAAAAGAAGAACTGGTTATTACTTCAGAAATCAAGCGGACTCATCTGCGTAAACTCAATGTTGAAGAGGTTACTAAAGCTGTCAGAAAAGCGATTTCTCAAAACCATGAACTGCAAACCCACGCCATAGTATTGCTAAAAACAGGTAGTATTCCCAAAACTTCTAGTGGTAAAATTCAGCGTCATGCCTGTAAAGCAGGATATTTGAATGGCAGTTTAAATACTGTTGGGGAATATAAGGCAGAAGTGAGAAATCAGAAGTCAGAAGTCATTGCTCAAGACAAAGCGGTCTTTTCCCATCCACAATTGAATGAAAAACAGCATCTTATCCAAAGCTGGCTAGTGGAGAATCTAGCCCGGCGTTTGGGAATATCTACTTCAGAAATAGAGATCAATGAACCTTTTGCTAGTTCAGGTTTAAATTCTGTTGATGCTATTAGTCTTTCCGCTGATTTAGAAGACTGGCTGGATATTAAACTATCACCCACTATCGTTTACGACTATCCCAATATCGCCGAACTTGCTGCATATTTAGCAGATAGTCAATCTCACACCTCAACACCCAAAACCCAAAAGCTGAAACCTAACGCACAGTCAGACATTGCCATCATTGGTATTGGATGTCGTTTCCCTGGGGGCAACAATCCTGAGCAATTCTGGCAATTATTACGAGACGGTAAAGACGCAATTACCAAGAGCGATCGCTGGCAAGAAGAGAGTTGGGGTGGATTCATTGAAAACGTCGATCAATTTGACCCTCAGTTTTTTGGGATCACTCCTCGGGAAGCTCAAAGCATTGATCCCCAACAAAGACTCTTGTTAGAAGTTAGCTGGTCTGCTTTGGAGAATGCGGCGATCGCCAATGATAATTT
This genomic window contains:
- a CDS encoding PAS domain S-box protein; translated protein: MFDRQVNLIFNSLQFLPPLFSFGSGLIILFGFYYLICREIIRRRQAEIFLWKQSERERVINQITQQIRQSLNLDEVLSTTVKEVRKFLDCDRVLIYRIREDGTGSTITETVLSPYPAILGQTFPEEVFPTEYHQAYIQGKSRTITNIEQDDVEECLADFVKQFGVQAKLVVPIIQETRDISLSEEKQTTAPYLWGLLIAHQCSQTRQWQPLEVQLMQQLATQVAIAIQQSELYTQLQQLNTDLENRVQCRTQELARTNQALKDEIVERQRTEQALRRTNQTLQSLIAASPRAIFTLDLEERIKIWNPAAERMFGWQEAEISGQPNPVINTTEVHQYHELRQKILQGVTPPSLEIRRPKKDGVEIDIVFSAAPLKDTEDRVSGIVAVVADISEQKQQAEQVRLLQSVVVNTNDAVLITEAEPIDEPGPRIIYVNEAFTRTTGYTLEEVLGKTPRILQGPKTNRQALAKVRKALAKWQPITVETINYRKDGSEFWVEFSIVAVANKQGLYTHWISVQRDITERKRTEQALRRSDERFRRVVENALDIITIIDTEGYIYYASPSVTTVIGYAPEELIGQNFFDYIHRDDLGKASHGVVDVWQNSTTVLPIEFRYRHHNDSWRVLEAVSQKFIDDAPEPRILVNSRDITERKRLSEMSLALERERELSSIKTRFFSMASHEFRTPLSTVLAAAQLMENSPSVWQDANKRSRNLLRIQNSVKNMVQLLDDILTINRAETGKLEFNPKMLRLEKLIRHCVEEIQLSAGSEHQITFDCPQQGVRICLDEKLMRSIMANLLSNAIKYSPQGGEVKVLLKFFTDRVQIQITDNGIGIAPDDLKQLFEPFHRGQNVRRIPGTGLGLVVVKKCVDLHDGQIDLFSQLNLGTTVKVTLPLITPKVSCEN
- a CDS encoding phosphate-starvation-inducible PsiE family protein gives rise to the protein MTDSKRGLFGLIKEVTKDRSYLKLIHWIENFVAKTLSLTLSIIILIAVADLVVLLIKDIISEPLGFYRKSLIELFGSFLNILIALELLENITAYLKKHIVQLELVIVTSLIAVARKIIIFDFQKYSNLDLMALGIAIVCLAASYWLVRRINLQNKS
- a CDS encoding alpha/beta hydrolase, which codes for MSSIHLLKFSQLWQFIPLLLTGFGFFLSLWIIVPAPTFSLLVFGVGVPELSPWVTGLNAIALMLILVRFQLNYFNALTLVITLIALALSLLPLIQFSAANTRFQSEIENVLGKDYLQQIPPTLRAKMRPQPLVLADVFRGVTLQEVRIERDLQFANPDGQELKLNVYRPLSSGKYPGLIVIYGGAWRQGNPSDYEYFSRYIAAQGYSVIAIDYRHAPQYQFPSQLEDVQTALNFISDRADELEIDLQRVAIIGRSAGAQLASIVAYQNQSQIKFQAIINYYGPVNLVYGYRNPPSPDPIDTRQVLEDFLGGTPETKLKLYQQASPIKYLKPNLLPSLLIYAQRDHLVEAKYGKLLYERLQITNNCAALLTIPWAEHAFDVVFSGVSNQLALYYTERFLAWSLYRNQLANN
- the proS gene encoding proline--tRNA ligase — its product is MRLNEMLFVTLRETPAEAEIPSHQLLLRAGYIRRIGSGIYAYMPLMWRVLQKVSQIVREEMNATGAQECLLPQLQPSQLWQESGRWDTYTKAEGIMFSLTDRGERELGLGPTHEEIITTIARETIRSYRQLPLNLYQIQTKFRDEIRPRFGLMRGREFIMKDAYSFHPDEESLKKTYQAMDRAYRNIMTRCGLKFRPVEADSGAIGGSGSQEFMILAEAGEDEILYTEDGSYAANIEKAVSLPPDVEQSPFNSYKKLATPDTETIAKLAEVVNCSPTVIVKNVLYEVVYDNGMTVLVLISIRGDRDVNEVKITNELTKLAPQYQAKTIISLTVPDATAQQKWAAKPLPLGYIAPDLDDDYISASKNVVKKFLRLVDRTAVDIKNFVTGANEVGYHVVGANWGDNFVLPDLKVDIQEAKAGDRAIHDPSQTLMSARGIEAGHIFQLGTKYSEAMGANFTNEQGKTEPLWMGCYGIGVSRLAQAAVEQSYDKDGIIWPVAIAPYHVVVIVPNISDAEKMAAGEKLYEEFKQAGVEVLLDDRKERAGVKFKDSELVGIPYRVVTGRSLAEGKVEVVKRATKESQDIPIGEVVSTVKRWIEENI
- a CDS encoding CDP-alcohol phosphatidyltransferase family protein; the protein is MPINKVFLYVPNIIGYVRFIFYLISFISHSLGNWQLCISFYAIAFILDEFDGRAARAYNQSSNFGAALDMVADRSATAGLCLILAQLYPKYLLFFIVAIALDISSHYYLIYATGMLGKASHKDSSEWATNGLMKLYYGNKSFMDILILGNELFYMLLYLNFYLNGLSFTLNAWSFDIWQLLIIICLPIYLLKQATNILQLQNSAQEIAILDLNNKIENNQFIEK